From the Trifolium pratense cultivar HEN17-A07 linkage group LG4, ARS_RC_1.1, whole genome shotgun sequence genome, the window GGCTCTTATTCTTCAGGTAGCTAGTGTAGAAAGAAAGAGCTtacttttcaaaatttatatatttatacatgTTACTGACAGTTCGTTCGTGAACGTACAGGCATACATGCAAGCTGTGAATTTATCAGCATCTTCATATTTTGTACCTAGTAAAAATTCCATGAAGTACATCAATTATGGTGGTGCAGTTAGTGAGGTGAGTTTGTTGTTTGTGCATAACTTACCGAATGTTACTTCTGTGGTATTATCATGCTAGACATATTACCGATGTAAATCAACTAAATTATCATATGCTAAATGATGAAAATTGATTCTCAGGTGGAAATAGATCTTCTGACAGGAGAAACCAGATTTTTGCAAACAGATATTATTTATGACTGTGGACAAAGTCTCAACCCAGCTGTGGATTTAGGACAGGTAAtacaaacacatacatattttaaGCCCTATGTAGCAATGAAACTTCAAAATTGAAGGCGTGTCCAGTGTCTGATacatgtggttacattcaaccactttcattttcttaaattattatctgtGTGTATGTGTCATTGTCGTATCCAGTAGTACCAAGTTTCCTTTTTGGTGTCATGCCAGCCAAAAATTGTTCACTACTAAATGATTATTTGCATTCTCTTATATAGTTGCAACAactgattttataaaaaaataaaaaataattgtgaaaTGCAGAAGGAATGGAAtgttttggtttgttttcctgAATCAGTTTATTATGTTgtcaaatatgaaaaaattctgTTGATAATCTTACAATTTTATCTTGCAGATTGAAGGATCTTTCATACAAGGGTTAGGCTTTTTCATGCTTGAAGAATATGAAACAAACCTTGATGGTTTGGTGTTGCAAGATGGGACATGGAACTACAAAATCCCAACAATAGACACTATTCCTCAACAGTTTAATGTTGAAATCCTTAACAGTGAGCATCATCAACATAGAATTCTCTCTTCAAAGGGTATGTGACCTAGGACTTTTCCAATATTTAAGTATTAAACTTTTGTATGCACATATGTTTTTCCCCTCATAATGCATATAACTTATGCTTGAAATCAAACTAACTGTTATCAGAATAAACCTACCTGAAAGCATTCTAACTGTTCCAATTCCAAAAACTAGAGATCATTGACTTCATAAATAacagtaatttaaaaaaaaaaaaaaactgttcgGTATCAAGCCTCAAGATATAATTATATGCATTTGGAACAAGTAAAAATCATCTcaactaatttgaataacataTATGAGAACAAGTTGTCAATTGCCGATAGTTTGGTCAAATTATGATACACAATATTACTATAAtgccactatttgacaacactttgtactaaataacgtattgcagaacaatagcgatttgttcaaattccactatgcTATAACACTGATATAGCCGCTATTTAAAAATGTTACTTTAGACTGTTAATAAGATAGAGAAAGCTCAACTTACTTTGGTAGTAATTGATATTTGTCGTGCAGCATCTGGCGAGCCTCCCTTGCTTCTAGCAGCTTCAATTCACTGTGCCACAAGATCAGCTGTCAAAGAAGCCAGAAAACAGCTCTTATCATGGAGCAACTTAGATGAATCAGATTTAACATTTCAGTTAGGGGTCCCTGCAACCATGCCTGTAGTAAAGGAACTCAGTGGATTAGACATTGTACAAAGATACTTGAAATGGAAAATGGACAACAAGTAAAAAATACCTCAATCACACACATCATTATTCTGTAAATGAAAGATAGCCATGCCAATGCATTATTTGTAGCAATAATCAAGTTATATAATTAGATGAATTTCATTTGAATCTTGTTATTAAATGGGACTTGCTTGATTTACTCAATAATTGACGTATAGAAAAGACTGTAAGTACTATGtagagataagtaaagtctgacaaaaaattgttctcACTGGGAattgaactcgggttctcccgaacaatTCGTCCTAGGGGACCTCGATAACCACACTTGAGCCCAATTCTTGGTTAATACACATTATTTAAGGAGTTTTTCTTGATCTAGATGAGTTGGAACCAACTCAAAATATCTAAAAGTGCACTAAACTTTTCttgttaaagaaacaaaaatggtGCTACCACTCACTTATTGCCATCACTCACTCTTAAGCTGTTTCTCTGATGCTTATACTACCACATGAGTGCTCCCATCTCTACTAGCTCTTTTCTCAGAACGTGTGATCATATCTTTACATCTTTCCCAGAACTTGGCATTTAACAATCAGCAAGGCACCATCACCGCTTCGCTTAATCACGAGGTTCAAGGTAACATTGTTATGAGATTAGAGAGGATTTCTGACCATTATTGTTACACTCTTTGCTGATAATCTGTTTGATAAAAGAATGCCTTCAATCTGTTTGACaaattgtttgtaaaaaaatgcTCTCAAactgtttgataaaatgcttGTGAGGAATGCTAATTCTAGGACTGCATTAACTTTGGTGTATTTGTTCTTGAATTTAATAATCAGTTTTACTTTTTCCTTTCAATAAGGACTAAGGAGTATTGTTTTCCCTTTTGATAAGGAGTTTTTGGGGCTATTGAAGACAAATTGAGTTGCATAGTTTGGAATTGCCTGAGAGCCGTTTTTGCAAGTATATGGCCCGGTTCGTTTTTGTTTTACGTACCCACACCAAAATTCGCGGGTTCTAAGCTCGTTTGGCCGGTAGGATCATACGAACCTACGACCCGAGAACCTGACTACGCTGACGTGAGTATATTAAGTTGGAATTATCGCGGATTGGGTCAGCCTACTCGCAACTTGACATGGTGACACTAGTTATGAATATATGagagaaaataagaacaatgacaCAAAATGAACTAAACTTATGTGGTCTTTTTTTCCCTTTCATTTTAGtattattgttaaaataattataaataacaaattatATTAATCAACTTTACTGCATTATTTTATCCCAATTACAAAAAGACTTTTACTGTGCCACGTGGCATGAAACGATTGGGCCACGTGGCACTCAGTtaactttaactttttttaacagACTCACCAATGTCAGGGaccaaaaacaaagtttttCAAAGTGCAAGGACtaatatcaaacaaaaaaaattgcagggactaaaaccaaaatatgTTATAACTGCAGGGACTAGTAACATATTTAAGCCtcgattatttttgtttttaagaaTTCATGCCAATCTTGAAAAaagtaattttcatttttttttgaaaaatgaaatgCCCTAATTTTCAATATGTAACGCCCGGGTCTGACGAGGGCGAGGAGTGGTTGTTGGTGCATGAGACATTACAATTAGCGGTTCCTGGCAGCTTCTAGGCAAAAACGAATCACATCGGAATGAGAGGGATCCTGAGGTTGTGCAGGTTTCAGATTGCATGGTGGAAGGAAAGCTTATAAGGATTGATGGGTACTACCAATACcaacaagatgcatcttcttttcggtagttcattcgataagaactctacagttaagcgtgcttgactTGGAGTAGTCTTTGGATGAGTGACCTTCTGAGAAGTTTTTCGGAAACCGTGCGAGTTGGAAGttttcctatatataagaaaaaaatttacttttgaCCTTCATTGTAGAATTGACTATATTATAGTCTAAATCCATCAAAtctacaataaatttaaaaaataattttttccttgCATATAACTAGAGGGAGTATTTCAGGaatgaaacatatttttttttaaatcagtGCACCCTAACTGGTTAGACTCTTCAAGACTACAACCTTGAAAATATAGGAGGGACCATTAGTATCTTAATGACGGTAGGATTCAGTCTCCCTCAACCCAACGCTCTAAGGCAAGGCAAACAAGTTAGTTAGGTAACTTCTAAAAATTTTTCTTGCATATAACTAGAGGGAGTATTTCGGGAatgaaacataattttttttttaatcaccgTAACCTAATTGGTTAGACTCTTCAAGACTGCAaccttaaaaatataataggAGGGACCATTAGTATCCTAATGACGGTAGGATTCAGTCTCCCTCAACCCAACGCTCTAAGGCAAACAAGTTAGTTAGGTAACTTCTAAATTTAGGAAATGAGAAGTTATAGAAATGTTGGACCAAACATAAATCAGTAAAAGCTCTATACTCTtttggttttatatatataaaaaattacttttgagATTTATAGTAGAATTAAtatatttagatttagattatatttagactatattatagtCTAAATAGATCAAACATTTTTtagactatatatattttttttgacgcattagactatattataaaaataagaaaattaacagatcaaacttttttttttttaaagaaatagatcaaacatatatttaaaaaattgttgtaGAAAACTAAATTCAGATGGATAGAGCAAATGATTGAAAATACTCCGAGTGTATAAGTTCCTAGAAAGACGGGATGCTAATAAAATTACTTGATTAAGATTCACTTTCCAACTTTGTCAGGACTTGAACCATGAATCTCTAGATCcattaacccttagctcaattAGATTAATCAGTGGAGCTACCGATCCCACCCAAAAGAAAATTTCTCACTGACTTTAATCTTATagaaataaaattcaataaatttcCTTCATTACATTAACTTCAATCGTATAGAAATTTCTCATTGTCTGTGTCAATACCAAAAATTACGACTAAAACAATATGCAACAAAATTCCCTCCATTAAAAGTAATCTCCTATTTAAGGTAAATGTCTCTTTCAACCAACACCTAAATAAATTTGATTCGTTGCATTATAATAACATCTTGCTAGACTCAATTCTTATTGTTGAAAGAGACacttgaaagttgaaaatgtatttttagtgtctattttattattaattaatctttACAGACCAAATTAACCAACTAAAATTACAATCGACGACTAACTATATTGTTAACTAAAGGAGAGACTTCATCAAgtcctccttctcctcctcctcTAATCCTAGCTGTcatcactttttcttttcttcttgatCTACTAGAGAGGGGTGATTTAGAATCAATTtaggcctaaaatcacccctccaaattgtttttctttctattttaattaaataagtgtgatttccacatatatttagtatttcttttgtttgtttttgtgatttcatcATCCTTTGTTTTGATATTTCCGTCTTAGTTCCAGTCTTAGTACGGAgtatcccgtcttagtgcggagtattgtcatcttgtcttggtacggtgttcatttgtttcaggttgaataATTAAGGTTGATTCAGTAcagatccaatcaatgactttggtgtcatcaacgctacagatctGGAGGCATGGATATTCCGAAAAACTtaaatatagtcaaatatgcaAGCTTATGCAATAcgtcgttttatgctattaatacgaatgctgtgagtttgttcgcaaattcatcctttttgtttttagcgattttgaatttgtattgcatcgatgtactcttatcaattttaatgaatgaataccttttatttagtaaaaaaaataaaaataaaggagagatttcataaatatattttgtaattttaataatcaAAGCGACACAAGTCAcaagaattaaaataaattatttgatcctgggttcgatccccggtTGGTGCGTATGGAGAAGCACTTGTTTGAAGAGGTCAACCGgcccttaaatgaatctcagttaccTAGAGGGGATTAGTCTCTACAGTTGCGTGCGGAAGGTAcctttagttttaaaaaaaatagttttatagtATATTTTTCTATGTAAGCACTAGAAGAGTGAATATCAATCACCAAGAAGAAGAAGGGTGCAAACAAACAATATCAATCTTAGTTTTCCAAGTAAAAAATCTTAGTGTAGAAagtacaaacaaacaaacatatgGCCGTAAAGAATCAGTTGCGGCGGCAAGAAAAACATCATCAAATGTTCCaattttttcaactaaaaaattcatttaattcACGTCCACTCTTTCAACTTGCTTAATCActttcatcatcaacatcatcttcttcttcttctaaaacAATTATTAAGCAATAAGTCAATATAAATCTATGAAATCGGGACACAAACGTCACCAAACACAATAACTGACAtatcgacaccgataataatttgagaaaatgacattatttaatatatttataagtatTGTTGTCATGTCGATGTCTGACGTGTGTCCAACACGGGACACAACTTAATCTGATGAGTGTATGTgctattatataaataaatactatacaAGATAACAAATAAATGCAGATGCATACATTATATCTTGTAGTATTTCTCTGAAATCAGTATGGATGTGAAGAATAGTGAGAATCAAACAAGTTTGATTTTTGCTATCAATGGTGACAAGTTTGAGCTATCCAAAATAGACCCATCAACCACTTTGCTAGAATTCTTGCGTACTCAAACTAGATTCAAGAGTGTTAAACTTGGTTGTGGTGAAGGTATATTataatcataattcataatcaTACATATATCTGTTTATATAAATTAActgtttgattgattgattaattttcttaatttcaataagctttATACTAATACTAACttagtaattattttttctctatgtTTGACTTtggtatttttttgttgtttaattgATTGTGATAACGATTTTAatgaattatattttctttctgaTTGAATATGGTTAATATAATACTTCAATTATTGTGAATGTTAGCTtgtgaaattttgaattattttcaaTACCAGATTGAATGAATTAGAGTTGGTTACTGTGCTGTCAACTGTTAGAGTTAGTTACTTGTTAGTTAATCCTCTTTTGTTTTGTACTAATCTATATAAATCATCTCACCACAATTGATGAAGGtaacttgtaagttgtaacacaTAGTGCGATTATCAATCAATAATAGTCCTCAATTTACTTTTCAACTTGCAAGTTTATGCTTTGACATTGTTGGTTGCAGGTGGTTGCGGTGCTTGCGTAGTTTTAATCTCCAAATATGATCCGTTGCACGACAGAGTTGAGGATTTTACTGCGAGTTCTTGTCTCACACTACTTTGTAGCATACATGGATGTTCAATAACAACAAGTGAAGGCATTGGAAATAGCAAACATGGATTCCATCCAATTCATGCAAGATTTGCAGGATTCCATGCTTCTCAATGTGGCTTTTGTACTCCTGGAATGTGTGTTTCACTCTTCGGGACTCTTATTAATGCCGAGAAGAAGACTAATCGTCAAGAGCCGCCTTCCGGGTTCTCAAAAGTTACTGTTTCTGAGGTTGAAAAGGCTATTGCAGGAAACCTTTGTCGCTGCACTGGTTATCGGCCCATTGCTGCTGCCTGCAAAAGTTTTGCAGCTGATGTTGATATGGAGGATCTCGGGTTGAACTCTTTCTGGAGAAAAGGAGAAAGCAAGGATGTAAAGCTTAGTAGACTGCATCGATATGATCATCATCACAAGAGTATCAAATTTCCAATGTTTttgaaggaaataaaaaatgatttgttcATAGCTTCTGAGAAACACAGTTGGCACAGGCCGACTAGTTTAAAGGAGCTTCAGAGCTTATTAGAATTAAATCATGCCAACGGAACCAGGATAAAAGTTGTTGTTAATAATACTGGTATGGGATATTACAAAGATAAAGAAGGCTATGATAAGTATATTGATCTAAATGGAATTTCAGAGCTCTCAAAGATCAAAAAGGATCAATCAGGGATTGAAATTGGAGCAGCAGTTACAATATCTAAAGCTATTGAAGTACTAAAGCAACAAAATAAGAGTGATTTTAACTCAGATTTTGTAATGATTCTTGAAAAGATTGCTGAACATATGAACAAAGTTGCCTCAGGGTTTATTCGGAACACGGCCAGTGTAGGTGGCAATTTGGTGATGGCACAAAAGAGTAAGTTTCCTTCGGATATCGCTACTATACTTCTTGCTGTGGATTCAATGGTTCACATAATGACTGGTTCAAAGTTTGAATGGCTTTCTTTGGAGGAATTTCTGGAGAGACCACCATTGCGTTTGGAGAGTGTGGTTTTAAGCATTAAAATTCCGAGTTTGGAAGCTATTACATCTTCGGAACAAAGAAATAGATTCTACTTTGAAACTTACCGAGCTTCTCCTAGACCGCTTGGAAATGCCCTTTCATACTTAAATGCTGCTTTCTTTGTTGAGATGTCTCCAAGCGAAGATACTGGTGGATCCATGATAGAGTCTTGTAGGCTGTCTTTTGGTGCCTATGGCAATAAGCATGCAATCAGAGCGAAAAATGTTGAGGAATTTTTAACAGGAAAGATGTTAAGTGTTAGCATTCTATATGAAGCTGTCAACTTGCTTACAGCCACTATTATACCGAAAAATGAAAACTCAAACACAGCTTACTGTTCAAGTTTGGCAGCTGGTTTTGTTTTTCAGTTCTTTAACCCTCTAATTGAAATATTTGCCGGTGCAACCAACTCTTACTTAAACGGATATTGTAATTCACCTTTTGTGAATGATATCAAGTTTATAGAGAATCAGAAGCAGGTTCATGATGACAAAATTCCAACTTTATTGTCATCTGGGAAGCAAGTTCTTGAAGCAGGAAACGAATATCACCCCATTGGTGAGCCAATCATTAAATCGGGAGCTGCGCTACAAGCTTCAGGTTTGTTTTGTGTCATCTAGaatgtatttattttctttctttctttctttgcacTTCTAGGTTTGTTTTGTGAGCTTAGATATTCACATGAATGAATCTGTCAAATAtgaattttcataaataaacatgtttattttgttCCTGTCAAGATCAAATATTCATGCATGAATCATATACAGGTGAGGCTGTGTATGTGGACGACATTCCTTCACCACCAAATTGCTTACATGgagcatatatatatagttcaaaACCTTTAGCAAGGGTAAGGAGTATAAAACTCAGCCCTGAATTGCAGCTGGATGGAGTAATAGAAATCATTTCAAGTAAAGACATTCCCAGTGGTGGGGAAAACATTGGAGCTAAGACGATATTTGGCACAGAACCTATATTTGCAGAAGAGATAGCAAGATGTGTTGGCGATCGTTTGGCTGTTGTGGTGAGTTCTTAAATCTGTCATTTAGTTGATCCAACAACTTATGAGATTATTTCTTGTTTCTTTGGATATTGATGTGTGACACACTACCTTATTACTCACCAATAGATTTTTTAGGTTGCAGAAAGTCAGAAACTTGCAGATATGGTAGCAAACTCAACCATTGTCGATTACGATATTGAAAATCTTGAACCACCTATTCTATCTGTTGAAGATGCCGTTAAAAGATCTAGCTTTTTTGAAGTTCCTCCTTTTCTCCACCCAAAACATGTTGGTGATATATCAAAAGGAATGGCTGAAGCTGATCACAAGATTCTTAAAGCTGAGGTACATGGAATATATTTATTGTTCTCCTTCCTTTCCCCTCTTGTTCTCATTTCACAACTTTGCGGTCATCTACGTTTGTTTCTGATGAGATTTATAAGTTTTCTGCTGTATAAGTTATGTTGAAATGGTTATATATCGGTCAAACTTATTCATTCAATGTTGAAATTCAGTTGAAACTTGGGTCTCAATACTATTTCTATATGGAGACACAAACTGCACTTGCTGTGCCAGACGAGGATAATTGCATTACAGTTTACTCTTCAAATCAATTCCCGGAGTTTACTCATTCTACTATAGCAAGTTGCCTTGGTATTCCTGAGAATAATGTTCGAGTAATTACAAGAAGGGTTGGGGGCGGTTTTGGAGGAAAGACCATAAAAGCAATATCTGTAAGTATGAAgttgtatattattttttaaagattcttagaattgagtattaggcctaactcaaccctacaaaaccggcttaaACCGGATTGTAAGGTGACGATTGCCTCTACTTTATTATAAACTCACATTCAGATCATCTCGTTACTAATTTCATGTGGAGATTTTTCCAAGAGTCACATGGGTGCTTACTTAATACTAAACTGTACATGCTAAGATTTCAATTACATATCATGCAGTTTGCTACATCTTGTGCACTTGCAGCAAATAAATTATGTCGCCCTGTCAGGATGTATTTAAATCGAAAGACCGATATGATAATGGCAGGAGGACGGCATCCCATGAAGATAACATACAATGTTGGGTTCAAGAATGACGGGAAAATTACTGCATTAGAACTTGATATATTGGTCGATGCTGGTATATATGTGGATATAAGTGTAGCATTGCCACATAACATAGTTACTGCACTAAAAAAGTATGATTGGGGTGCGCTATCTTTTGATATAAAGGTATGCAGAACAAATCTTCCCAGTAGATCTGCAATGAGGGGCCCTGGGGAATTGCAGGGATCATTTATTGCTGAAGCTGTTATAGAAAATGTTGCAGCTACACTTTCAATTGATGTAGATTCTGTCAGAAGCATTAATCTTCACACACACAAAAGTCTTCAATCATTCTATGATCATTGTTATGGCGAACCTTTTGAGTATACCTTGCCATCAATATGGAGTAAGTTAGCTGTTTCTGCAAATTATGAACAAAGAACCGAAATGGTGAAAGAGTTTAACAGAAGTAGTATTTGGAGAAAAAGGGGAATTTCTCGCGTACCAGTTGTGTATCAACTGACTCTAAGATCAACTCCTGGAAAAGTTAGTATTCTGTCAGATGGGTctgttgttgttgaagttgGAGGCATTGAATTGGGTCAGGGTCTCTGGACAAAGGTGAAACAAATGGCTGCATTCGCCCTTGGTACAATTCAATGTGATGGGACTGGAAGCCTTTTGGAGAAAATAAGGGTTGTACAAGCTGATACAGTGAGCTTGATCCAAGGGGGCTACACTGCTG encodes:
- the LOC123921748 gene encoding indole-3-acetaldehyde oxidase-like — encoded protein: MDVKNSENQTSLIFAINGDKFELSKIDPSTTLLEFLRTQTRFKSVKLGCGEGGCGACVVLISKYDPLHDRVEDFTASSCLTLLCSIHGCSITTSEGIGNSKHGFHPIHARFAGFHASQCGFCTPGMCVSLFGTLINAEKKTNRQEPPSGFSKVTVSEVEKAIAGNLCRCTGYRPIAAACKSFAADVDMEDLGLNSFWRKGESKDVKLSRLHRYDHHHKSIKFPMFLKEIKNDLFIASEKHSWHRPTSLKELQSLLELNHANGTRIKVVVNNTGMGYYKDKEGYDKYIDLNGISELSKIKKDQSGIEIGAAVTISKAIEVLKQQNKSDFNSDFVMILEKIAEHMNKVASGFIRNTASVGGNLVMAQKSKFPSDIATILLAVDSMVHIMTGSKFEWLSLEEFLERPPLRLESVVLSIKIPSLEAITSSEQRNRFYFETYRASPRPLGNALSYLNAAFFVEMSPSEDTGGSMIESCRLSFGAYGNKHAIRAKNVEEFLTGKMLSVSILYEAVNLLTATIIPKNENSNTAYCSSLAAGFVFQFFNPLIEIFAGATNSYLNGYCNSPFVNDIKFIENQKQVHDDKIPTLLSSGKQVLEAGNEYHPIGEPIIKSGAALQASGEAVYVDDIPSPPNCLHGAYIYSSKPLARVRSIKLSPELQLDGVIEIISSKDIPSGGENIGAKTIFGTEPIFAEEIARCVGDRLAVVVAESQKLADMVANSTIVDYDIENLEPPILSVEDAVKRSSFFEVPPFLHPKHVGDISKGMAEADHKILKAELKLGSQYYFYMETQTALAVPDEDNCITVYSSNQFPEFTHSTIASCLGIPENNVRVITRRVGGGFGGKTIKAISFATSCALAANKLCRPVRMYLNRKTDMIMAGGRHPMKITYNVGFKNDGKITALELDILVDAGIYVDISVALPHNIVTALKKYDWGALSFDIKVCRTNLPSRSAMRGPGELQGSFIAEAVIENVAATLSIDVDSVRSINLHTHKSLQSFYDHCYGEPFEYTLPSIWSKLAVSANYEQRTEMVKEFNRSSIWRKRGISRVPVVYQLTLRSTPGKVSILSDGSVVVEVGGIELGQGLWTKVKQMAAFALGTIQCDGTGSLLEKIRVVQADTVSLIQGGYTAGSTTSELCCEAVRLSCDILVERLKPLKKKLHEKMGSIKWEELILQAYMQSVNLSASSFYVPNNNSTMYLNYGAAVSEVEIDLLTGETRFLQTDIIYDCGQSLNPAVDLGQIEGGFVQGLGFFMLEEYETDRNGLSLADGTWNYKIPTIDTIPQEFNVQILNSGHHQHRVLSSKASGEPPLLLAVSVHCATRAAIKEARKQLLSWSDLDEPDSIFQLRVPATMPVVKELSGLDIVERYLKWKMGRV